The DNA region TAATATATTACATTTCTATCATTTAGCGTTAATGGATTACGTTCAAGGACCACAAATGTCCCCATGGACACCAGGATACAGCCAAGATTATAGATTTAATTCAACAGATAATCAAAACTTAGTTAACAATTATGTAACTGCACTATCAATAAGAAGACAAGCTCACGAAATGGGAGCAATATTTGGTGGTAAGCTTCCACATGTTGCTAACATTGTACCAGGTGGTGTAACTGCAATACCATCTTCAACAGATATAACTAATTTCAAGAATTATTTAACTACAATAACATCCTTTATTACAAATACATATCAAGGGGATGTTAACAAATTAGCTTCAACCTATAGTGATTATTATAGCGTAGGTGCTGGTTATGGTAATTTAATAGCTTATGGTGTATTTGATACAAATACTACTGGAGGCAAGTTATTCCCAGCAGGTACAGTAACTAATGGAACAGTAGGAAGCTTTAGTCAGACTAATGTAAAAGAATATGTAGGACATTCATGGTATTCCTCACCATCAGGAGTAAATCCAGCTAGTGAGACTACAACACCAAGCTACGGAAAATCAGGAGCATATACTTGGCTTAAGGCACCAAGATATAGTGGACAACCTTACGAGGCAGGTTCATTAGCAAGAACTTGGGTAAGCGGAGATTATAGACATGGTGTATCAGTTATGGACAGACATATGGCAAGATATACTGAAACAGCTAAGATAGCAAGCAATATGAATACCTGGATAAATCAGATAGTAACTGGTACAAATGGATATACAAATATAGGAACTCCAACTTCAGGAAGTGGAGTAGGTTTAACAGAAGCACCAAGAGGAGCTCTTGGACACTGGGTATCTGTATCAAGTTCTAAAATATCAAAATATCAGATTATTACACCAACTTGTTGGAATGCTTCCCCAATGGATGACAGCGGTAATGTTGGTCCAATAGAAAAGGCATTAATAGGAACTCATGTTACTGATACAACTCAGCCAGTAGAATTACTAAGGATAGTGCACTCCTTCGATCCATGTACAGGATGTTCAGTACATGTAATGTCACCTGAGGGAGTAGAAATGTCTAAATTTATAGTACAACCAGGAGTTTAATTATGAAAGATACTGTCATCCTTGGAATAGGTAATATACTTTTAAAAGATGACGGTGTAGGAGTCTATACAATAAGAGAGTTAGAGAATGAAAAGCTTCCATCTACTATAGAATTAGTAGATGGAGGTACTTCTACACTGGATACATTAAGTTATTTTCTAGATTATAAAAAAGTAATTATTGTAGACTGTTTAAAAGCTGGATATGAACCTGGTACTATATATAAGATTAATCCAGAAGACATAAAAAGCTATAAAAGTGAAAATTTGTCTATACATGATGTTCAAATTTTGGATGTAGTCAAAATAGCAAATATGTTAGGTAAGTTTCCTAAGGTTACAATATTCGGAATAGAGCCTGAAAAAATATGTTTAGATACGGAAATGACAGAAACTATGAAGAATAAAATACCTGAAGTTATAAAACTTCTTAAGATGGAGTTAGATCTTAAAGAAAAGCAAGAAAATGTAAGTTAGGTGATAAATATGCATGAAGTTTCAATCATGGAAAATACAATAAATATTATTTCAGAAAAGGCTAAAGAAAATAATCTAAAGAATATATCTAAAATTACTATAAAAATTGGAGAACTTTCTGGAGTAATGTCTGATTCATTAATATTTGCATTTAACAGTTTATCTAAAGGAACTATAGCTGAAGGTGCAAAGTTCTTAATAGAGAAAGTTGATGCCACAGCTATGTGTGATGACTGCGGTATTACATTTGAAATAGATCATTTTAATAAATTATGTCCAAATTGCAATAAGTTTTCAACTAACATTTTAAGTGGATATGAACTCTATGTTAATACAATTGAAGGAGAATAAAGAATGAGTGAAATTAAGGTAGTAACAAATATACTTCAAACCAATGACGAAATAACTGCAAAGAATAAAGAAATATTAGATGAAAAAGGCATATATGTAATCAATTTAATGAGTTCACCTGGTTCAGGTAAAACTTCAATACTTGAAAAAGTTATTTCAAAACTTAAAGATGATATAAAAATTGCAGTTATAGAAGGGGATATATACACAACAAAGGATGCAGAGAGAATTGAAGCACAGGGAGTACCAGTTGTACAAATTAATACAGGCGGAGCCTGTCATTTAGATGGAGATATGATTAAGAATTCACTAAATTCATTAAATTTAGATGCTGTGAACCTACTTGTTATAGAAAACGTAGGTAATCTTGTATGCCCAGCTGAATTTGAGATTGGTGAGGACATAAAGATATGCGTTTTAAGTACTACTGAGGGAAATGATAAACCACTTAAATATCCTCTTATGTTTGAAAAGAGCAGCGCAGTTATTTTAAATAAAATAGATCTAATGCCCTTTACTAATTTTAATAGAGATGAATTTTATAGAGACGTAAAATCTTTGAATGCTAATACTATCACCTTTGAAACAAGCTGTGTAAAAGATGAAGGATTAGATGAATTGTGTGTATGGCTGAAAGACAGGATTATTGAGAAGAGAAAGTAATAAAATTTTAAATATAAATAGATATTTTAGGAGGTAAAATATTATGCCAAGAATAGGAATTCCAGAGTTAATTGTTATTTTAGTAATAGCTTTAGTGGTTTTCGGACCAGGAAAGCTTCCAACAGTAGGAAAATCAATAGGAGAGGCAATTAATGAGTTTAAGAAAGC from Clostridium pasteurianum BC1 includes:
- the hypB gene encoding hydrogenase nickel incorporation protein HypB — translated: MSEIKVVTNILQTNDEITAKNKEILDEKGIYVINLMSSPGSGKTSILEKVISKLKDDIKIAVIEGDIYTTKDAERIEAQGVPVVQINTGGACHLDGDMIKNSLNSLNLDAVNLLVIENVGNLVCPAEFEIGEDIKICVLSTTEGNDKPLKYPLMFEKSSAVILNKIDLMPFTNFNRDEFYRDVKSLNANTITFETSCVKDEGLDELCVWLKDRIIEKRK
- the tatA gene encoding twin-arginine translocase TatA/TatE family subunit, whose amino-acid sequence is MPRIGIPELIVILVIALVVFGPGKLPTVGKSIGEAINEFKKASTEITKGSTTEGNATVAKAEEKVEEKVEEKKAE
- the hypA gene encoding hydrogenase maturation nickel metallochaperone HypA; translated protein: MHEVSIMENTINIISEKAKENNLKNISKITIKIGELSGVMSDSLIFAFNSLSKGTIAEGAKFLIEKVDATAMCDDCGITFEIDHFNKLCPNCNKFSTNILSGYELYVNTIEGE
- a CDS encoding nickel-dependent hydrogenase large subunit; protein product: MSTIVLDPITRLEGHLKINVTLDSNNNVTAAQASGGLYRDFENMLLNRVPKDAAFLTQRICGLCPVSHAISSSKAIEQAGGFTPTLQGLLLRDLIQASNFISSNILHFYHLALMDYVQGPQMSPWTPGYSQDYRFNSTDNQNLVNNYVTALSIRRQAHEMGAIFGGKLPHVANIVPGGVTAIPSSTDITNFKNYLTTITSFITNTYQGDVNKLASTYSDYYSVGAGYGNLIAYGVFDTNTTGGKLFPAGTVTNGTVGSFSQTNVKEYVGHSWYSSPSGVNPASETTTPSYGKSGAYTWLKAPRYSGQPYEAGSLARTWVSGDYRHGVSVMDRHMARYTETAKIASNMNTWINQIVTGTNGYTNIGTPTSGSGVGLTEAPRGALGHWVSVSSSKISKYQIITPTCWNASPMDDSGNVGPIEKALIGTHVTDTTQPVELLRIVHSFDPCTGCSVHVMSPEGVEMSKFIVQPGV
- a CDS encoding HyaD/HybD family hydrogenase maturation endopeptidase, which translates into the protein MKDTVILGIGNILLKDDGVGVYTIRELENEKLPSTIELVDGGTSTLDTLSYFLDYKKVIIVDCLKAGYEPGTIYKINPEDIKSYKSENLSIHDVQILDVVKIANMLGKFPKVTIFGIEPEKICLDTEMTETMKNKIPEVIKLLKMELDLKEKQENVS